A genomic segment from Idiomarina piscisalsi encodes:
- the gspD gene encoding type II secretion system secretin GspD — MSVAKRGLRNWLGALGLAVTVMSTPLTAEEYAASFKNTDINEFIQVVGRNLGKTIIIDPNVRGKIDVRSYDVMNEEQYYQFFLNVLEVYGFAVVEMESGVLKVIRDRDAKTSSLPVMDADSRGSGDAMVTRVVPVENVSVRELAPLLRQLNDQSGGGMVVSYDPSNVIMMTGRSETVQRLVEIIERVDRAGDQDVDMIHLEYASASEIVRIAQSLYEKSNNDGTPPLLIPKIVADERSNSVIVSGEPRARARVVKLIKQLDQDLKSEGNTRVFYLKYAKAPEVVEVLNDVSRSIQAESEQQTSNTNTTRRRNNNDSVSISPHEPTNSVVITAQQDMMASLEKVIHDLDIRRAQVQVEAIIVEIMEGDNVDFGVQWISEDGGMVQYNTGNQVPIGSLAAGAYQARERPGTTTTRITDGGVEVTTTEPDEPGDISLLANLLGSVNGMMFGTIQNDWAAVVQAVTQDTNSNILATPSIVTVDNEEASFLVGQEVPTITGSTTGDNNDNPFQTVDRTEVGIKLKVTPQINEGDAVQMTIEQEVSSLSGATSVDVIINKREMKTTVMADDGETIVLGGLIDEDVQESVSKIPLLGDIPVLGRLFSSTSTSKQKRNLMVFIRPTIVRDGKRMREISSTKYNYMRALQLDERSRGISLMPMEESPVMNEWDSELTLPPGFEEYMDTKQPETEND, encoded by the coding sequence ATGTCAGTGGCAAAAAGAGGCTTAAGAAATTGGCTCGGAGCCCTGGGGTTGGCAGTAACGGTCATGAGTACGCCATTAACGGCGGAAGAGTACGCAGCCAGCTTTAAAAATACCGACATCAACGAGTTTATTCAGGTGGTTGGTCGTAACCTTGGCAAAACCATCATTATTGACCCGAATGTGCGCGGAAAAATTGATGTGCGCAGTTACGATGTCATGAACGAAGAGCAGTACTATCAGTTTTTCCTGAATGTATTGGAAGTCTATGGCTTTGCCGTGGTTGAAATGGAGTCAGGGGTACTTAAAGTCATTCGCGACCGCGATGCGAAAACATCGTCGTTACCGGTCATGGATGCCGACAGTCGAGGCTCTGGCGATGCCATGGTTACACGCGTTGTGCCGGTTGAAAATGTGTCTGTGCGTGAGCTAGCGCCGCTACTGCGTCAGCTGAATGATCAAAGTGGTGGTGGCATGGTGGTCAGTTATGACCCCTCTAATGTCATTATGATGACGGGCCGTTCCGAGACGGTGCAGCGCTTGGTTGAGATTATTGAGCGAGTGGACCGTGCAGGTGACCAGGACGTTGACATGATTCACCTTGAGTACGCATCGGCCAGTGAAATAGTACGTATTGCTCAGTCGCTTTATGAAAAGAGTAACAATGACGGTACGCCACCGTTACTCATTCCGAAAATTGTTGCTGATGAGCGCAGTAATTCGGTGATTGTCAGCGGTGAGCCGCGGGCCAGAGCGCGTGTCGTTAAGCTGATTAAACAGCTTGACCAGGACTTAAAGTCGGAAGGGAATACCCGGGTTTTCTATCTGAAATACGCAAAAGCGCCGGAAGTGGTCGAGGTTTTAAACGACGTGAGTCGCTCAATACAGGCAGAAAGCGAACAACAAACGTCAAATACCAACACAACTCGCCGACGCAATAATAACGACTCTGTCAGCATTAGTCCGCATGAGCCGACGAACTCGGTTGTGATAACCGCGCAGCAAGACATGATGGCCTCGTTAGAGAAGGTTATTCATGATCTGGATATTCGCCGTGCGCAGGTGCAAGTTGAAGCGATTATTGTCGAAATTATGGAAGGCGATAACGTCGACTTTGGCGTGCAGTGGATAAGTGAAGATGGCGGCATGGTTCAGTACAATACCGGCAATCAGGTGCCTATTGGTAGTCTGGCTGCAGGTGCTTATCAGGCGCGAGAAAGACCGGGTACGACAACGACTCGAATTACTGATGGCGGTGTCGAGGTGACAACCACTGAACCCGACGAACCCGGCGACATCTCTTTACTAGCCAACTTGCTAGGCTCGGTCAACGGTATGATGTTTGGCACCATTCAAAATGACTGGGCTGCCGTCGTGCAAGCCGTAACTCAAGACACCAATTCCAATATTTTGGCAACGCCAAGTATTGTGACGGTTGATAACGAAGAAGCCAGCTTCTTAGTGGGGCAGGAAGTTCCCACCATTACCGGTTCAACCACGGGTGATAACAATGACAATCCATTCCAGACGGTCGATAGAACGGAAGTGGGTATAAAGTTAAAAGTCACACCGCAAATTAACGAAGGCGACGCCGTGCAAATGACCATTGAGCAGGAAGTATCCAGCTTAAGTGGCGCAACCTCTGTGGACGTTATTATTAATAAGCGCGAAATGAAAACCACTGTCATGGCAGACGATGGTGAAACCATTGTGTTGGGTGGGCTGATTGATGAAGACGTCCAAGAGTCGGTGTCCAAGATACCGCTGCTGGGCGACATTCCTGTGTTAGGGCGACTGTTTAGCTCGACCTCAACGTCTAAGCAAAAGCGCAACTTAATGGTATTTATTCGCCCCACGATAGTTCGCGACGGCAAGCGCATGCGCGAAATCAGCTCGACCAAGTATAATTACATGCGGGCACTGCAGTTGGATGAACGTTCGCGCGGTATTTCCTTAATGCCAATGGAAGAGTCTCCGGTAATGAATGAGTGGGACAGCGAACTGACGCTGCCGCCGGGCTTTGAGGAGTACATGGATACCAAACAGCCAGAGACAGAGAATGACTGA
- the gspE gene encoding type II secretion system ATPase GspE translates to MTDASAIATTRLPFGFAKRFGVVVESGEPMVVHCRAGVSAQALREVRRKLGQPFTLQEHPANDFEALLTQAYQRDSSEAKQLMEDIGNESDLFSLADELPQTEDLLESEDDAPIIKLINAMLSEAIKEGASDIHIETFEKSLLIRFRIDGVLREVLRPNRKLSSLLVSRIKVMAQLDIAEKRVPQDGRISLLIAGRAVDVRVSTMPSNHGERVVLRLLDKNNARLNLMQLGMTQTNRNIFQQLIHKPHGIILVTGPTGSGKSTTLYAGLSEINSKDRNILTVEDPIEYAIDGIGQTQVNPRVDMTFARGLRAILRQDPDVVMVGEIRDVETAQIAVQASLTGHLVLSTLHTNTAAGAITRLEDMGVEPFLLSSSLLAVLSQRLVRTLCSSCRQPHTPDAEERQILGLSDDSDEIVYRAGSCDECNHTGYRGRTGIHELLQIDDHVRELVHNGHGEQAIEKYIRQSTPSIRQDGLQKVLEGKTTLEEVLRVTREE, encoded by the coding sequence ATGACTGACGCGAGTGCTATTGCGACAACACGGCTGCCTTTTGGTTTTGCCAAACGCTTCGGCGTTGTGGTGGAGTCGGGCGAACCTATGGTTGTGCATTGCCGAGCTGGCGTCTCTGCACAAGCGCTTAGGGAAGTGCGACGCAAACTGGGTCAACCATTTACCTTGCAAGAACACCCTGCCAACGACTTTGAAGCGCTGTTGACGCAAGCGTATCAGCGTGATTCGTCGGAAGCGAAACAGCTAATGGAAGACATTGGGAATGAGTCTGACTTGTTCTCACTCGCGGACGAATTACCGCAAACCGAAGATCTATTAGAAAGTGAAGACGATGCACCTATTATCAAACTCATTAACGCCATGTTAAGTGAGGCGATAAAAGAAGGCGCATCGGATATTCATATAGAGACGTTCGAAAAGTCGTTGCTGATTCGCTTCCGTATTGATGGCGTCTTGCGTGAAGTATTACGGCCGAATCGAAAGCTCTCGTCGCTGCTGGTCTCGCGCATTAAGGTCATGGCGCAACTGGATATTGCAGAGAAACGGGTGCCTCAGGATGGCCGTATCTCTTTGCTGATAGCCGGTCGGGCGGTCGACGTGCGGGTATCGACCATGCCGTCGAACCACGGTGAGCGAGTCGTTCTGCGCTTGCTTGATAAAAATAATGCCCGACTGAACTTAATGCAGCTGGGAATGACACAGACCAACCGCAATATATTCCAGCAGCTGATTCATAAGCCGCATGGCATTATTCTTGTGACGGGGCCCACCGGCTCGGGTAAAAGTACGACCTTGTATGCCGGACTGAGCGAGATTAACTCGAAAGATCGCAATATTCTGACGGTGGAAGACCCCATTGAATACGCCATTGACGGCATTGGCCAAACGCAGGTAAATCCACGAGTTGATATGACGTTTGCGCGTGGTTTACGAGCCATTCTCCGTCAGGATCCTGACGTGGTGATGGTGGGTGAGATTCGAGACGTAGAGACCGCCCAAATAGCGGTACAGGCGTCGCTTACCGGGCATTTAGTATTATCCACGCTTCATACCAACACAGCGGCTGGGGCTATTACTCGCCTGGAAGATATGGGGGTTGAACCATTCCTGCTATCTTCAAGTTTATTGGCGGTACTGTCTCAGCGCTTAGTTCGCACCTTGTGCAGTAGCTGCCGTCAGCCGCATACGCCGGATGCTGAAGAGCGTCAGATATTAGGGCTGAGTGACGACTCGGATGAGATTGTTTACCGGGCGGGCAGTTGCGATGAATGTAACCATACCGGCTATAGAGGGCGTACCGGTATTCACGAGCTGCTTCAGATAGATGACCATGTGCGCGAATTGGTGCATAACGGGCATGGTGAACAGGCAATTGAAAAATACATTCGTCAGTCCACCCCCAGTATACGGCAGGATGGTTTGCAAAAAGTGCTGGAAGGCAAGACGACATTAGAGGAAGTCTTGCGAGTCACTCGCGAGGAGTAA
- the gspF gene encoding type II secretion system inner membrane protein GspF, with protein MAAFEYQAIANNGRKKKGVLEADTERQVRQMLREQGLMPVAIAAAAEKEKKQSAQNRWGFTLRKVKAQDLALITRQLSTLVGSALPIEQALLAVADQTEKPRMKKLVMSVRSKVVEGYGLAEAMAEFPGVFDSLYTAMVAAGEKSGHLDQVLEELADYTEQRQHMKSQLTQALIYPLMLTLVAIGIVVFLLVSIVPQIVENFATMGQELPPTTLAMIAISEFLQNWGLWLVVGLVVVLLLFGQWLRKDTNRLKYHYRLLKLPMLGKVIRGVSTARFARTLSILTSSAVPLLDGLRITSSVIGNLAIREAVDEAADRVREGSSLRAALQETGLFPPMMLHMIAAGEKSGELEQMLKRCADNQDKEFENLVTVSLKVFEPVLIVTMAGIVFFIVLSIIQPILQLNNSVGL; from the coding sequence GTGGCAGCATTTGAGTATCAGGCAATAGCCAATAATGGGCGTAAGAAAAAGGGCGTGCTTGAAGCCGATACCGAGCGTCAGGTTCGGCAAATGCTCCGTGAACAAGGGTTGATGCCTGTTGCGATTGCAGCGGCTGCCGAAAAAGAAAAGAAACAAAGTGCACAAAACCGCTGGGGCTTTACACTGCGCAAGGTGAAGGCGCAGGATCTTGCCCTTATTACACGTCAACTGTCGACCTTAGTTGGTTCAGCACTCCCCATTGAACAGGCTTTACTGGCTGTTGCTGATCAAACCGAGAAGCCACGCATGAAAAAGCTGGTGATGTCTGTGCGAAGTAAAGTGGTTGAAGGTTATGGTCTTGCTGAAGCAATGGCGGAATTTCCCGGTGTGTTTGACTCACTGTACACGGCAATGGTTGCTGCCGGCGAAAAGTCAGGCCACTTAGACCAAGTACTTGAAGAGCTAGCCGATTACACAGAACAACGGCAACACATGAAAAGTCAGTTGACGCAGGCGCTTATTTATCCGCTGATGCTGACTCTGGTGGCTATCGGTATCGTTGTTTTCCTGTTGGTATCAATAGTACCTCAAATTGTCGAAAACTTTGCGACGATGGGACAAGAGCTGCCTCCGACAACGCTGGCGATGATAGCTATTAGTGAGTTTTTGCAAAACTGGGGACTTTGGCTCGTAGTGGGGTTGGTGGTTGTATTATTACTGTTCGGTCAGTGGCTAAGAAAAGACACGAATCGTTTAAAATATCACTATCGTTTGCTGAAACTTCCCATGTTGGGGAAAGTCATACGAGGAGTCAGTACGGCACGCTTTGCCAGAACGCTAAGCATTTTAACCTCATCGGCGGTGCCATTACTGGATGGCTTACGCATTACCTCTTCGGTTATTGGTAATTTAGCCATAAGAGAAGCTGTCGACGAAGCCGCTGACCGAGTCAGAGAAGGCTCGTCATTGAGAGCGGCGCTTCAGGAAACAGGCTTGTTCCCACCCATGATGCTGCACATGATAGCGGCGGGTGAAAAGTCAGGTGAGCTTGAGCAGATGCTAAAGCGTTGTGCCGACAACCAGGACAAAGAATTTGAAAACTTAGTAACCGTCAGCTTAAAGGTGTTTGAGCCTGTGCTGATTGTCACCATGGCGGGCATCGTCTTCTTTATTGTATTGTCGATAATTCAGCCCATATTGCAGTTAAATAATAGTGTAGGACTTTAG
- the gspG gene encoding type II secretion system major pseudopilin GspG, which translates to MRRNQSGFSLVEVMVVIAIIGILATMVLPNVLGNQEKANQQKVIADIVALENALAQYHLDNGMFPTTEQGLEALVNEPNLDPQPRSYRTGGYIRRLPQDPYGNDYLLLNPGQYDDIDIFSAGPDGQPGTEDDFGSWMIGNNDRDQ; encoded by the coding sequence ATGAGACGTAATCAATCCGGCTTTTCACTCGTTGAAGTTATGGTGGTTATCGCCATTATTGGTATTTTGGCGACCATGGTTTTACCTAACGTGCTGGGTAATCAGGAAAAAGCGAACCAGCAAAAAGTCATTGCTGATATTGTGGCGTTGGAAAATGCCCTGGCTCAGTATCATCTGGATAACGGTATGTTCCCGACCACTGAGCAGGGGTTAGAGGCGCTTGTTAATGAACCAAACCTGGATCCACAGCCGCGCAGCTACCGCACGGGTGGGTACATTCGTCGTTTGCCCCAAGACCCTTATGGTAACGACTATTTACTGTTGAATCCCGGGCAGTACGACGATATTGACATTTTCTCAGCGGGTCCAGATGGTCAACCGGGTACTGAAGACGACTTCGGTAGTTGGATGATTGGCAACAACGATCGTGACCAATAG
- the gspH gene encoding type II secretion system minor pseudopilin GspH, which produces MATTIVTNRPQQQGFTLIELMLVMAILGLIASSVMLTLPGSNRQQNSAQDSAITLQQQLQYAREYAMVRQQPLAIAFNDNGYEFLVWQDESWQTFSARGLKPQQTEWPISWQLLSQDMAELAQNEELNEGVFGSGDEAEQDDDSEETQPDVLILPSGEMTAFSLKIENANDMSAERWVKTENSWQLTVLKEAPEQ; this is translated from the coding sequence TTGGCAACAACGATCGTGACCAATAGGCCGCAGCAACAAGGATTCACACTGATTGAACTGATGCTGGTCATGGCCATTCTTGGTCTTATTGCCAGCTCAGTAATGTTGACGTTACCGGGCAGTAATCGTCAGCAAAACTCTGCTCAAGATTCAGCAATTACGCTGCAGCAACAACTTCAATACGCTCGTGAGTATGCCATGGTGCGACAGCAGCCTCTTGCTATCGCCTTTAATGACAATGGCTACGAGTTCCTGGTATGGCAGGATGAAAGTTGGCAGACGTTTAGTGCGCGAGGACTGAAACCTCAGCAGACTGAATGGCCGATAAGTTGGCAGTTGCTTAGCCAGGACATGGCCGAGCTGGCACAAAACGAAGAACTTAATGAAGGTGTCTTTGGTAGCGGCGATGAAGCCGAGCAAGACGATGACTCTGAAGAAACACAACCTGACGTGCTTATTTTACCGAGTGGTGAAATGACGGCTTTCAGTTTAAAAATTGAAAATGCGAATGATATGAGTGCAGAACGTTGGGTAAAAACCGAGAATAGCTGGCAACTGACGGTGTTAAAAGAGGCGCCTGAGCAATGA
- the gspI gene encoding type II secretion system minor pseudopilin GspI, giving the protein MREKGFTLIEVMVALSIFGLAALAALQAASSHLTILSDLQSKTFAQYVASNRIAELSLTQAWPVKDNKKGTAKQAGTTWHWQQQVVETVTPNVVAVTVTVSKSENGREHYRLTRYLRKPDSAGKGGGNGR; this is encoded by the coding sequence ATGAGGGAAAAAGGTTTTACCCTTATTGAAGTCATGGTTGCACTGTCAATTTTCGGGTTGGCTGCTTTGGCAGCGCTACAGGCGGCGAGCAGTCATTTAACCATCTTAAGTGACTTACAGAGCAAAACCTTTGCCCAGTATGTGGCGTCAAACCGAATCGCAGAACTGTCTCTGACCCAGGCGTGGCCGGTAAAGGACAATAAAAAAGGCACCGCAAAGCAAGCCGGAACGACATGGCATTGGCAGCAACAGGTGGTCGAAACGGTGACACCTAACGTGGTCGCTGTAACAGTGACGGTGTCAAAATCTGAAAATGGGCGAGAACATTACCGACTAACGCGCTATTTGCGAAAACCTGATTCCGCTGGCAAAGGTGGTGGAAATGGGCGTTAA
- the gspJ gene encoding type II secretion system minor pseudopilin GspJ, which yields MGVNPKQQSGFTLVEVLVTMAIFAVIGIASYQVLSQMVSTEQQSSERREALEQLQFSQLLMQQDIRQIVAKPTRPNDTEVTHQYVSNDVGYFDSEPGVLAFVRSGFDNPGDVLPRAELQPVIYRVMNGQLQRVSYSFVNDRSNEPTIQTLLDDVTDLSFRFYRGAGQSDGNRGFEQGWNAEWRTEGDLPKAIEVTLQTEKYGEIKRVFLVAGEGSAGRQSAGESNAD from the coding sequence ATGGGCGTTAACCCTAAGCAGCAATCCGGCTTCACTTTGGTTGAAGTGTTAGTCACCATGGCCATTTTCGCGGTGATAGGTATAGCCAGCTATCAAGTGCTTAGCCAAATGGTGAGTACCGAACAGCAGTCGAGCGAGCGCCGTGAAGCGCTGGAGCAACTGCAATTCAGCCAATTGCTAATGCAGCAGGACATTCGGCAAATAGTAGCGAAACCGACTCGACCTAACGATACCGAAGTGACGCATCAGTATGTAAGCAATGATGTGGGTTATTTCGATTCAGAACCTGGTGTGCTTGCTTTTGTGCGCAGTGGTTTTGATAACCCGGGGGACGTCCTGCCGCGTGCTGAATTGCAGCCGGTTATTTATCGAGTTATGAACGGTCAGTTACAGCGAGTCAGTTATTCGTTTGTGAATGACAGGAGTAACGAGCCGACAATACAGACGTTATTGGACGACGTGACTGATTTGTCGTTCCGCTTTTACAGGGGCGCAGGCCAGAGTGACGGTAATAGAGGCTTCGAGCAAGGTTGGAATGCGGAGTGGCGTACCGAAGGGGACTTACCCAAAGCCATTGAAGTGACGCTGCAAACTGAGAAGTACGGCGAAATTAAACGGGTATTCCTGGTTGCTGGTGAGGGTTCGGCTGGACGACAAAGTGCGGGAGAGTCGAATGCGGACTAA
- the gspK gene encoding type II secretion system minor pseudopilin GspK — protein MRTKVSRNNGAALITVMLVIALVSVIAVNLGSKLQMQITRMGNLQQAEQSYWMWLSAEDVLKEALKRELNENDGVANNQQGWASRTGPFPVEGGQIAARVRDLSSCFNVNSLVTDDEDPGTLERRKRQYKALLQSVELDEYQAESLTDSLVDWLDEDTQLSGSNGAEDPDYQGLPKPYLAANSLLLDISELRMVRGYSQEIVRKLRPYVCAIPHETALAINVNTLKEEQAVLLTALTEGKMSFQDAQSFLANRPEAGYESNDEVNELEAISTVKAELNAELSELDVESEYFQLTAYIQWGDVEMKARSVLHVSNGEVTTLYRAMGE, from the coding sequence ATGCGGACTAAAGTGTCTCGTAATAACGGTGCTGCGCTTATAACGGTCATGTTGGTGATTGCTCTGGTGTCGGTCATTGCGGTGAACCTCGGTAGCAAACTGCAAATGCAAATAACCCGAATGGGTAATTTGCAGCAGGCGGAACAAAGCTATTGGATGTGGTTAAGTGCCGAAGACGTTCTAAAAGAGGCACTAAAACGCGAGCTCAATGAGAACGACGGCGTGGCGAATAACCAGCAAGGCTGGGCCAGTCGGACGGGCCCGTTTCCCGTGGAAGGTGGGCAGATTGCCGCTCGTGTGAGAGACTTATCCAGTTGTTTTAATGTCAACAGTTTGGTGACAGACGACGAAGACCCAGGCACGCTGGAGCGACGCAAACGTCAGTACAAAGCGTTATTACAAAGCGTAGAGCTTGACGAATACCAGGCAGAAAGTTTAACCGACAGCTTGGTTGACTGGCTTGACGAAGATACTCAACTGTCAGGCTCTAACGGAGCGGAAGATCCTGACTATCAAGGGTTGCCAAAGCCGTATTTAGCGGCAAACAGCTTACTGTTGGATATTAGTGAACTGCGCATGGTAAGAGGGTACAGTCAGGAAATTGTCAGGAAGTTGAGGCCTTATGTCTGCGCTATTCCGCATGAAACCGCTTTAGCGATTAATGTGAATACACTTAAGGAAGAACAGGCGGTTTTATTGACGGCTCTTACCGAAGGAAAAATGTCGTTTCAGGACGCACAGTCGTTCTTAGCAAATCGGCCGGAAGCGGGTTATGAGTCTAACGACGAGGTGAATGAGCTTGAAGCGATAAGTACGGTTAAAGCCGAGCTTAACGCTGAACTGTCAGAACTTGACGTTGAAAGTGAATACTTTCAGTTAACCGCATACATACAATGGGGCGACGTTGAAATGAAAGCCCGTTCAGTACTGCACGTGAGTAACGGCGAAGTGACGACGTTATATCGTGCAATGGGAGAATAG
- the gspL gene encoding type II secretion system protein GspL, with amino-acid sequence MQETLIIRLPAFGTSESIPWLLWHSQQQELIASGELESTAELSQLADKAARSEVIIAIPGQDVFLTQVTLPAGSKKHLDKVIPYALEEELAADIDTLHFAWPETKASTLPVAVVEKAHMQQWLGVLTESGIESNRWLPDIFLLPTHDNEWHAIELGHSVLVRTSTWQGFAVEQAAFSELAPILSSEYDSPEKIVHYGPLDWPQPPTVLESADIEVPMTIAVAALQSNAEINLRQGAFRAKRQRQSSSLPWKPLAVAASVLFVLAVALNGIKYWQLEQQRASLQAKSEQLYRDAFPNETRIVNLRAQLQQKIDRAGGAGDSGRSVLAALDSLQPAFQAEPSVKLELLRFQNNELRLQATADSFSQLEAFQRAAQNSGVAIEAGSMNNRGDQVSGALTIELQG; translated from the coding sequence ATGCAGGAAACGCTAATAATACGACTGCCTGCTTTTGGAACATCGGAAAGCATTCCCTGGTTGTTGTGGCATTCACAACAGCAGGAACTTATTGCAAGCGGCGAGCTGGAATCAACCGCTGAGCTGTCACAGTTAGCCGATAAAGCGGCCCGCAGTGAGGTGATCATTGCTATTCCGGGTCAAGACGTTTTCTTAACCCAGGTGACCCTACCAGCGGGCAGTAAAAAGCATTTGGATAAAGTCATCCCTTATGCTTTAGAAGAGGAGCTCGCGGCAGACATAGACACGTTGCATTTTGCCTGGCCTGAGACAAAAGCCTCGACCTTACCGGTAGCCGTTGTAGAGAAAGCGCATATGCAGCAGTGGTTGGGGGTACTGACAGAGTCAGGGATTGAGTCTAACCGTTGGTTGCCTGATATTTTTCTACTGCCGACCCACGATAACGAATGGCACGCTATTGAGCTTGGTCACAGCGTGTTGGTCAGAACGTCGACCTGGCAAGGTTTCGCCGTGGAACAAGCGGCGTTTTCTGAACTTGCGCCTATTCTAAGCAGTGAGTATGACTCGCCGGAAAAAATTGTTCACTATGGGCCGCTCGATTGGCCCCAGCCTCCGACCGTATTAGAGTCGGCCGATATCGAAGTTCCCATGACAATTGCGGTGGCAGCGCTGCAAAGCAACGCCGAGATCAACCTTCGGCAAGGCGCTTTTCGGGCTAAGAGGCAACGGCAGTCGTCGAGCCTGCCCTGGAAGCCGCTAGCAGTAGCTGCCAGCGTATTATTTGTATTGGCTGTTGCGCTAAACGGCATCAAATACTGGCAACTGGAGCAGCAGCGCGCTTCGTTACAGGCAAAGTCTGAGCAGCTGTACCGTGATGCTTTTCCAAACGAGACCCGTATTGTCAATTTAAGAGCACAGTTGCAGCAAAAAATTGATAGAGCTGGCGGCGCTGGAGACTCAGGCCGTTCCGTTTTAGCCGCTCTCGACAGCTTGCAGCCTGCATTTCAGGCCGAGCCGTCGGTTAAGCTTGAGTTGCTGCGTTTTCAGAATAATGAGTTAAGGCTACAAGCAACGGCGGACAGCTTTTCACAGTTAGAAGCCTTTCAGCGAGCGGCTCAAAATAGCGGCGTGGCAATAGAAGCTGGCTCTATGAATAATCGCGGAGACCAGGTGTCGGGCGCATTGACCATTGAGCTTCAGGGGTAA
- the gspM gene encoding type II secretion system protein GspM, with translation MDKFKATFEPYRQLAYNRWQQFNSREQRLLSALGIVVGAAFLYFVIWLPSAQAVAQAESQLAAQQNQYQWVQQAIARYKSLEGKASTNSTVKGSLSQRINQAAAQYDIELARIQPQGEEYLVTVDTVQFNQLLQFMNALESDFGLQLTGADIARLEQPGNVRLRKLLVKDFS, from the coding sequence ATGGACAAATTTAAAGCAACTTTTGAACCTTACCGACAGCTTGCTTATAACCGCTGGCAGCAATTTAACAGCCGTGAACAGCGTCTGCTCAGCGCTTTGGGGATTGTTGTGGGTGCGGCGTTTTTGTATTTCGTTATTTGGTTACCGAGTGCGCAAGCGGTTGCTCAGGCCGAGAGTCAGTTGGCTGCGCAGCAGAATCAGTATCAATGGGTACAGCAGGCTATCGCTCGTTATAAAAGCCTGGAGGGTAAAGCGTCAACCAACTCGACAGTGAAGGGGTCGTTAAGCCAACGTATTAATCAGGCAGCGGCGCAATATGATATTGAGCTGGCGCGCATTCAGCCTCAGGGGGAAGAGTATTTGGTGACTGTTGATACCGTACAATTTAACCAGTTACTTCAGTTTATGAATGCACTGGAAAGTGACTTTGGTTTGCAGCTAACTGGCGCTGATATTGCGCGTTTGGAGCAGCCCGGTAACGTCCGTTTAAGAAAACTATTGGTGAAAGACTTCTCATGA
- a CDS encoding type II secretion system protein N: MKLKRWLPWLILVYLVTMLVLLPARVVYWLPLPNNIQLSQVSGSLWQGQAGQVVVDGNVINDLRWDWQVSSIFLGELVVDVDVPKQNNPFSLQGRLLASSTRVGAQNVKASGSLAALLEMAQTKLPLQTKGRWELDVNEYVVTAPGPVRWCDNLVGNARGDNIQVLVNGQWQSLGSFPVELGCHNNNSVALIMRGDNDLSLEVDAAINSQDIQASGTVKPTPRTPEGLAKLIQYMGQPDAQGRYSFRL, from the coding sequence ATGAAATTAAAGCGCTGGTTGCCTTGGTTAATTTTGGTGTATTTAGTCACTATGCTGGTGCTATTGCCCGCGCGCGTTGTTTATTGGCTACCACTGCCTAATAACATCCAGTTGTCACAAGTGTCCGGAAGCTTATGGCAGGGACAGGCCGGGCAAGTGGTTGTAGACGGTAATGTCATTAATGATTTGCGTTGGGACTGGCAGGTGTCATCCATTTTCCTGGGGGAGCTGGTTGTTGATGTGGATGTACCAAAACAGAATAATCCATTTTCGCTGCAGGGACGTTTATTAGCTAGCTCGACCCGTGTTGGGGCGCAGAATGTCAAGGCGAGTGGCAGTTTAGCCGCGCTACTTGAAATGGCCCAAACAAAGCTACCACTGCAAACAAAAGGTCGCTGGGAACTTGATGTGAACGAGTATGTAGTGACCGCGCCGGGCCCTGTTCGTTGGTGCGACAATCTTGTGGGCAATGCCCGCGGGGACAATATACAGGTGCTGGTCAACGGACAGTGGCAGTCGCTGGGTAGCTTTCCGGTAGAGTTGGGGTGCCATAATAATAACTCTGTTGCGTTAATCATGAGAGGTGACAACGACTTGAGCCTGGAAGTGGATGCCGCCATTAACAGCCAGGACATTCAAGCGTCAGGTACAGTAAAGCCAACACCGCGAACGCCGGAAGGTCTGGCAAAGCTTATTCAATATATGGGGCAGCCAGATGCGCAGGGACGTTATTCGTTCCGCCTGTGA